The nucleotide window GGAAACGGCGGCGTTCGTTTGAAGGATGCCGACATCGATGGCACGGAAATCAAGCTGCGGGGCCAGGGACAGCAGCCGGCCCCGATCAAGCAGTTCGATCTGGCTCTCCGGAAAAGCGATCAATTGGCGGGGTTCACCTGGGTGAACCAGGAGCCCACCCAGGACAACAAAGTGGGGTGGACCTTCAATTTCACCGGCAGTGCGCCCGGCGCGACAGGCACAAAACCCTGATTTGTCACCCGATAAACCGACAAATCGTTTCGCGGGCGGGTTTCTTTTTTCGTTCCGACCGGATTGGAACCGCCCGATTTTCCTGATCCACGCTATTTTTCCTCATGTCCTCCAACGAAAAGCGCCTGCTCGCCATTCTCGGCATCGGCGGATTCATTCTGATCAACATTCTGGGCTTTGTGAAAATCAAGCAGTTCCGCGCCCAGCTGGTGGCGGACGAAGCCAAGGCCCGGAGTGAATACAACATGGCCAAGCTGGCCTTGGAGATGCGCGATCAGGTCGCCGGGGAGATGGACTGGCTCTCCCAGTATGAGCCGAAGCCCCAGGAGGAGCAGGATGTGCAATCCGCCCTCCAGCAACTGGTGGAGCGTGAGGCGACTTCCCGCGGGCTGACGATCAAGTCCCAGAAGTTGTTGCCCACGGACACCAATCAGAAACATTACCACCGTGCGAAGGTTGAATTCAAAGTCTCCGGCACGGAAGAGAATCTCTACAAGTGGATCGGCCGGCTCCAGATTCCCAGTGAGTTCCGGGCCGTGACGAAGATCAGGCTGGTGCCTGAAACCTCCGACGATACCCGGATCGAAGCCGTTCTCACCATCGAGCAATGGTTCGTTGCTCCAACCTCGAACATTTGAGGCCATGAAAACATCACGACTTTCCATTTTCCTGATGTCCCTCCTGTGCGTCCCCACCGTCTTCGCGGCAGGACCGGTGGAGAAAAGGTCGGACACCTATTACAGCCGTCTTTGGACCAATTCGCCGTTCACGACGAAGCCGCCTCCACCGGACCAAGGACCTATCCATGATCCTTTCGAGGACTACGCGTTGAGCGCCGTGATGCCGCTTCCCCGGGGAGGTTACATGGTGGTGATCCAGAACAAAAAGAAGCCGGACGACCGCGTTACGATCCTGCCGGACCAACCCTCCGACTTCAAGGTCATGGAGGTGAAAACCGGCGACGGCAAACCGCGCTCCACGACGGTCAAGTTGTCCAGCGGATCGAAGACCGGCACGGTTTCTTTCGATGAGAAGCTTTTGGTCATCAGGCAGGTGGCTCCGAAAAATCCCGGAGCCCCGGGTGGCCCCGGCAACCCGAACAATCCGGGTGGCGTGGCGGTGCCCGGCGCACCCGGTGCTCCAAACGTAGTCAACAATCCTATCCCCAGCGGTAATCCCGGAGCTCCAGTGGCCCCGGGCGTGACCCATTCGGGTGGTGGGCTCCCCGGCGGGCCATCCGCCACGGGTACCGGTACTGCCAATACCGCCAACAGCGGCGGTGTCCGCCCGCCTCGTCCCCGTGTCATCCCCAGCCAAGGCGGGGGTGGTGCGGGCCGCCGCTGAATTTTTCCCACCACTTTCCATCCCCACGTTTTTTGCCTCACATGCACGCCATACGTCGTCTCGTCCCTCTCGGCCTGATCGCGCTTTCCAGCGCGTTTGCCCAGGAAAATCCCGAGCAAGTGCCACCCATCCCGCCGAATGTTCCGGTCCCGGGTAATGCGGCAGGTCCCACTCAGAATCCGGCCGCCCCGGCTCCGGGCGGAAACCGTGCTCCGGGTGCCAACCGGCTTCCTGCTCCGGGAGCCCAGGCGAATCAGGACAACATCCCGCTGGAAGATCGGAAACTGGTCGAGACCATCAACGGTGCGAAGGTTACCGGTGCCGAACTGGCGGACTATTATCACGAATACACGGGACGCCGGGTGGTGGTGTCCGTAGCCGCTTCCCAGGCGGAGTTTTCCTTCATCCTTCAGGCCAGCCCCAAGGATCCGCTGACCTTCAAGAAGGCTGCGGATCTGCTCAAGATGGCTGCGCTGACCGAGGGTTTCGTTTTCGTGCCGGCAGGTGAAGGCGTGGACCGCCTCTTGTTCTCTGGGAATCCCTCGAACAACCCGAAGGGGTTGGTGGGGGTGTTCAACGAGCACGACGTGCTGCCGGAGGAGGATCTGGTCGTCGCCTATGTGATGAATTTCCAGTATCTCAAACCGGAGCAGGCGAAGACGATCTTCGATGGCGTGGTCGGGCAGTCTACGGGAAATTACAGCTCGGTGGTTCCCGTCGCCAACGCCTCCGCCTTGGTCATCACCGACAATATTTCCGTCATTCGCAAGCTGATCCAGCTCAAGGAGGAGATCGACAAACCGTCCGGCGATCTCAAATCCAAGTTCATCAAGGTACAGTATGCGGATGTGACCGAACTGGCCCAGACCCTGAACGAAATCTTCAGTGCCCAGGCTCAGACGCAACGCACCGCAGGCATCCAACAGGCAGTTCCACAGCCGGCTCCCGGCGGTGCTCCAGGGCAGGTTGGCAACCGCACATCTTCCGCTGGTGAGGAGATTCCGCCACAGATCGTGCCGGACGCCCGTACCAATCGTATTTTCATCCGGGCCAGTGCGGTGGATCTGGCGATGGTCGAGCAACTTGTGAAGGACTTCGACACCAAGACGGATGACCGCAATTTCCTTCGTCGCAAGCTTCGCTTCCTGACTGCGGGGGATTTCCTTGGCATCGCCGGAGACGCTCTGACCCGCGCCTTCACCGGCACTGGCTCGGGCGGCAGCGGCGGTGCAGGCGCCGGTTCCACTGGTGCCAATTTCGGCGGCGGCGGTGGTGGCAACCGCTCTTCGGGCGGTGGCACACGCACCAACAACTCGGGTGCAAGCGGTCGCAATTCCATGGGCACCTCGGCTTCCAGTGGCGGTTCCTTTGGTTCCGGCGGCAGCTCGTTTGGCTCGGGCGGCGGCAGTGGTTCGGGTTCCGGCAGTGGCGGTGGTCTTGGTAGCAGTTCGGTGTCCGAGCCGAATGTTTCGACCGCTCCGCAGTCGCTCCTCGTCGGCCGCACCCTGCTGGTCGCGGACAATATCACCAACTCCATCATCGTGCAGGGCCCGCCGGCCAGTGTGGAGGTGATCGAGAAGCTCCTCGACCAGGTGGACGTGAAGGCGGATCAGGTCATGATCTCCACCGTCTTCGGCCAGCTTACGGTCAACGACGACCTCAACTACGGTGTCGATTTCCTGAAGACCTTCGGTAACAAGAAGACGGGTGTCGCGGGTGGCAGCACTCCAGTTGCGGGTGATGATAGTCCTTCCGTGCCGATCAATCCGGCCACACTGCTCACCCCCGCGAACTTCCCGGCGAGCAACGGCCTGAACATCTATGGTACCATCGGCCGATCCTACAGTATCTATCTGAGCGCTCTCCAGGCGACGGGCAACTTTACGGTCCTCTCCCGTCCGAGCATCTACACGGCCAACAACAAGAAGGGCCTGATCTCGTCCGGCCAGCAGATCGCCGTGCCGACCAACACCTACAACAACACCGGCAGCGGTGGCACCACCGGCGGTCTCCAGACCAACATCGAATACAAGGACGTGGTGCTGAAGCTGGAAGTCGTCCCGCTCATCAATTCCGCGGATGAGATCACCCTCCAGATCGCTCTCATCAGCGATGAAGTCGGTGCGAACCAGACCGTGGGCGAGTTGACCGTGCCGACCATCATCACCCGTGAGATGACCACCACGGTGACGGTGCCGAACAACCAGACGGTGGTGCTGGGCGGCCTCATCATCTCCCGCGATCGTGACAGCGTGAGCGGTATTCCGATCCTTAGCAGAATTCCCGGCCTCGGAAAACTCTTCTCCAGCACCTCCAAGGAAAAGGAGAAGTCCGAACTGCTCATCTTCATGCAGCCGTCCATCGTCCGTGCCGACAAGCAGCTCGATGCCGTGCAGACCGACATGGACCGCCGTTACAGCCTCTCTCCGGACCTCCGCAACTTCGGCGATGGCCCGGGCTCGATTCCGCCGCCCGATGGCATCGTGCCGGTGACCGAGAAATATTCGAAGGGCACCAAGAAGGCCGCCACCTCCGACTACGACGCCCCTGCCAAGCGGACCTCCACCAGCGGCACCAAGGCCTTCCGCCGTCCGCGCTGAACCGGAACCGACCTTATCTTTCCACGGCCACCTGGCATCCCGCCGGGTGGCCGTTTTGTATTTCAGGAGGCACGGATTTGATTCGCATTCCGGAGCATCCGGGGCTATGTCTAACAAACCGATGAAACTGCGATTCTGCGGCGCGGCCGGCACGACGACAGGTTCCCAGCATCTGCTGGAAGTGAATGGAAAGCGCATCCTGCTCGATTGCGGATTGTATCAAGGCAGCCGCAAGCATGCCTATGACGTGAACTGTTGCTTCCCCTACTTCGAACCATCATCGATCGATGCGGTCATTCTCTCCCACGCGCACATCGACCATTCAGGCAACCTGCCGAATCTCAGCCGCAAGGGCTTCACCGGAAACATCTACTCCACCGATGGCACCCGCGACCTGTGCCAGATCATGCTCGCGGACTCCGCCCACATCCAGCAGGGGGACATCGAGTGGCTGAACAAGCACCGCCTTCGCGAAGGCCTGCCGCCGGTTGAGCCGCTGTACTCCCAGCAGGATGCCGAGCACTGTCTCCGCCAGTTCGTGACGGTCAGCTACGATCGCCCGATGTATGTTTGCGATGGCGTCAAGGTCACCTTCATCGATGCGGGCCACATTCTCGGCAGCGCCCAGGTGTTGCTGGAGATCGAGGACAAGGCGGACGGACGCCGGAAGCGCTTCCTGTTTTCCGGGGACGTGGGCAGGGGAGGGAATGAAGTGCTGCGTGATCCGGTGCCGGTGCCGGATGTGGACTTCGTGCTCATGGAGAGCACGTATGGTGGTCGTGAGCACGAGGCTCCGCCGGGAGAGAGCGAATACTTCGCGAGGCTCATTCACGAAGCCTTGGAACGCGGCGGGAAGATCCTCATCCCGGCCTTCGCGGTCGAGCGAACCCAGCAGATCCTCTTCATGCTCCACGAGTTGTTCACGGACGGAAGGATCCCGGACATGCCGGTTTACGTGGACAGTCCGCTGGCGGTCAGCGCCACCGAGATCTACCGCCTGCACCCGGAGTGTTTCAACGAGACGGTGTATGAAACCCTCTTCGAGAAGCAGAATCCTTTCGGGTTCGAGAACCTCACTCTGGTCCGCAGTGTGAAGGGTTCGATGGAGCTGAACGAAATCGACGGCCGTGCGATCATCATCGCCGCGTCCGGAATGTGCGAGGCGGGGCGCATTCTCCATCACCTCAAGAACAACATTGGCGATCCCCGCACCACCGTCCTGTTTGTCGGCTACTGCGCGGACCACACGCTGGGCCGCCGCATCCGGGATGGCGAGAAGGAGGTGCCTATTTTGGGAAGCCGCTATCGGGTCCGCGCGAAGATCGAAGCGGTGGATTCCTTTTCCGGTCACGCGGATCATTCGGAGTTGCTCGATTGGTTTGCCCGGACG belongs to Luteolibacter ambystomatis and includes:
- a CDS encoding secretin N-terminal domain-containing protein — translated: MHAIRRLVPLGLIALSSAFAQENPEQVPPIPPNVPVPGNAAGPTQNPAAPAPGGNRAPGANRLPAPGAQANQDNIPLEDRKLVETINGAKVTGAELADYYHEYTGRRVVVSVAASQAEFSFILQASPKDPLTFKKAADLLKMAALTEGFVFVPAGEGVDRLLFSGNPSNNPKGLVGVFNEHDVLPEEDLVVAYVMNFQYLKPEQAKTIFDGVVGQSTGNYSSVVPVANASALVITDNISVIRKLIQLKEEIDKPSGDLKSKFIKVQYADVTELAQTLNEIFSAQAQTQRTAGIQQAVPQPAPGGAPGQVGNRTSSAGEEIPPQIVPDARTNRIFIRASAVDLAMVEQLVKDFDTKTDDRNFLRRKLRFLTAGDFLGIAGDALTRAFTGTGSGGSGGAGAGSTGANFGGGGGGNRSSGGGTRTNNSGASGRNSMGTSASSGGSFGSGGSSFGSGGGSGSGSGSGGGLGSSSVSEPNVSTAPQSLLVGRTLLVADNITNSIIVQGPPASVEVIEKLLDQVDVKADQVMISTVFGQLTVNDDLNYGVDFLKTFGNKKTGVAGGSTPVAGDDSPSVPINPATLLTPANFPASNGLNIYGTIGRSYSIYLSALQATGNFTVLSRPSIYTANNKKGLISSGQQIAVPTNTYNNTGSGGTTGGLQTNIEYKDVVLKLEVVPLINSADEITLQIALISDEVGANQTVGELTVPTIITREMTTTVTVPNNQTVVLGGLIISRDRDSVSGIPILSRIPGLGKLFSSTSKEKEKSELLIFMQPSIVRADKQLDAVQTDMDRRYSLSPDLRNFGDGPGSIPPPDGIVPVTEKYSKGTKKAATSDYDAPAKRTSTSGTKAFRRPR
- a CDS encoding MBL fold metallo-hydrolase RNA specificity domain-containing protein; this translates as MKLRFCGAAGTTTGSQHLLEVNGKRILLDCGLYQGSRKHAYDVNCCFPYFEPSSIDAVILSHAHIDHSGNLPNLSRKGFTGNIYSTDGTRDLCQIMLADSAHIQQGDIEWLNKHRLREGLPPVEPLYSQQDAEHCLRQFVTVSYDRPMYVCDGVKVTFIDAGHILGSAQVLLEIEDKADGRRKRFLFSGDVGRGGNEVLRDPVPVPDVDFVLMESTYGGREHEAPPGESEYFARLIHEALERGGKILIPAFAVERTQQILFMLHELFTDGRIPDMPVYVDSPLAVSATEIYRLHPECFNETVYETLFEKQNPFGFENLTLVRSVKGSMELNEIDGRAIIIAASGMCEAGRILHHLKNNIGDPRTTVLFVGYCADHTLGRRIRDGEKEVPILGSRYRVRAKIEAVDSFSGHADHSELLDWFARTGGPKEKVWLVHGEPDHAEALREALAARHSGTVEVARLGETVDF